The following proteins are co-located in the Megalobrama amblycephala isolate DHTTF-2021 linkage group LG12, ASM1881202v1, whole genome shotgun sequence genome:
- the asgrl1 gene encoding asialoglycoprotein receptor-like 1, with amino-acid sequence MESISYDRFTTPEAEINHTGQKFLLESGRQNRKMYIIYGVLVLYVFILTLAVGIKISQVSQNVADVGLSVESIVASIKEAPKTLQIENAHFSERVMPVRGPCQEDWVFYKDSCYFQSSAKKSWQNAENNCIQKGSHLVVVNDLDELDFLSAIVKTSNSYWMGLVEKEEGQWSWVDGTDFSATEHHWDIGQPDDWDFRVNGEDCGQIHARISEERRRLWNDADCTLSYPYICEGKPKRH; translated from the exons ATGGAGTCCATATCGTATGACCGGTTTACCACACCTGAGGCAGAAATTAATCACACTGGCCAGAAATTTTTACTTGAATCAG GTAGACAGAACAGAAAGATGTACATAATATATGGCGTCCTCGTCCTCTATGTGTTTATACTGACACTGGCTGTAGGAATTAAAA tCTCTCAGGTCAGCCAAAACGTCGCTGATGTTGGACTTTCTGTGGAGTCCATTGTTGCCTCAATTAAAGAGGCCCCCAAAACTCTGCAAATTG AAAATGCTCATTTCTCGGAGCGTGTGATGCCGGTGCGAG GTCCCTGCCAGGAAGACTGGGTGTTTTATAAAGATTCATGCTACTTTCAGTCTTCAGCAAAGAAGAGCTGGCAAAATGCGGAGAACAACTGTATCCAGAAAGGATCACACTTAGTGGTTGTCAATGACTTGGATGAGCTT gacTTCCTATCTGCAATTGTGAAGACATCTAACAGCTACTGGATGGGGCTTGTTGAGAAAGAAGAGGGACAATGGTCCTGGGTTGATGGAACAGACTTTAGTGCTACTGAACA CCACTGGGATATAGGTCAACCAGATGACTGGGATTTCCGTGTGAATGGTGAGGACTGTGGGCAGATCCATGCTCGGATAAGTGAGGAAAGACGGAGGCTGTGGAATGATGCAGACTGTACACTCTCTTACCCTTACATCTGTGAGGGCAAACCCAAGAGGCACTGA